In the genome of Leptotrichia sp. HSP-536, the window TCAGAATATTTATAGATATGATTTGGGAGAGTTTGTGAAATAGAACAGAAATTTGATAAGGAATATCGAATTATGAAAAAGAAAATTTTGTTGATTTTGATTTTTATAAATATTTTTAAATATTCTAGTGCTTCGGCTATTGATTTTTCATCTTTAGAACGACAATTAAAAAATTGTAATCATTGTTCGGGAATAGAAGAAGAACTTAAAACAAGACTGGAAAAATTTATTTTAGAAGAAGATTTTTATGAATTTGATTATAACGAAAAAAATGAGAAATATAAATTTTTTATTCCAAAAGGGAGTATTGTTAAGCATAGTGAAGATAAATTAAATCTAACTTTTTATGATGGAAAAAACAATTCTCTACTTGTTAATTTAAGAAAAAGAGGAAGTTTTTTTGAACTGGATACAGATAGTTTAGAATCGTTGCTGTATCTTGCTAATGTAGAAAATTATGAGAGTAAGGTTTTGAAATTTAGAAAAAGACTTTTGGATAGAAATAAGAATTTTATAAAAGAAAAGCAAGATATTGAATTTGAGAAAAAATTATGAAAAAAAAATTTGAATAATGAAATGGAGAGATAAAATGAAAATAAAAAAAATAGCGTTATTAACAATGGTTGGAGTAATTTCTGTATTGGGATTTTCGTGTAGTAAATCAGGAAATGAAAAAGGAACTTTAGCGATGTCAAAAGAAGTGAAAGTTGGGAAAAAAGCAGAATATAAAAAGATAACTTCGGATGAAGCTAAAAAGATGATGGAAACTCAAAAAGTTATAGTTGTAGATGTTAGAACTTTGGAAGAATATAACGAAGGGCATATTCCAAATGCAATTTCTATTCCACTTGAAACTATTGAAAAT includes:
- a CDS encoding rhodanese-like domain-containing protein, with the translated sequence MKIKKIALLTMVGVISVLGFSCSKSGNEKGTLAMSKEVKVGKKAEYKKITSDEAKKMMETQKVIVVDVRTLEEYNEGHIPNAISIPLETIENEAEAKLKNKDDLILVYCRSGRRSREAALKLIEKGYTNVIDFGGINDWNGEVVK